In the genome of Candidatus Neomarinimicrobiota bacterium, one region contains:
- the rsmI gene encoding 16S rRNA (cytidine(1402)-2'-O)-methyltransferase: MIQGKLYIVATPIGNLEDITFRAVETLKSVDVVACEDTRVTRILLDKYGITPPKIIAHHRHNEKNSIPGILKLLQEGQQVALVSDAGTPVISDPGNGLIREAVNTGIPVIPIPGPSAVTTLLSVCHFPVDIYTFEGFLPHKKGRQTRLKLMADRSHVTVLFESTHRILKLLEELQEYCGDRDLLVGRELTKIHETLFRGTVSEALEWFQEHPVRGEFVLIVAPPAKKTKTAKMKS; the protein is encoded by the coding sequence ATGATACAAGGGAAACTCTACATTGTGGCCACACCTATCGGGAATCTTGAGGATATTACCTTCCGGGCGGTGGAAACATTGAAATCGGTGGATGTGGTCGCCTGTGAAGATACCCGTGTGACCCGCATTCTTCTGGATAAATATGGGATTACACCCCCGAAAATCATTGCTCACCATCGGCATAATGAAAAGAACAGCATACCGGGCATTCTTAAACTGCTGCAGGAAGGGCAACAGGTAGCTCTGGTATCCGATGCGGGAACGCCCGTCATCAGCGATCCGGGCAACGGACTGATTCGTGAGGCGGTCAATACCGGCATTCCAGTTATCCCCATTCCAGGTCCCTCTGCTGTTACAACTCTTTTAAGTGTGTGCCATTTTCCGGTGGATATATACACCTTTGAAGGTTTTTTACCCCATAAAAAAGGACGCCAGACCCGTTTAAAACTGATGGCCGATCGTTCCCACGTGACGGTTCTCTTTGAATCCACCCACCGGATTTTAAAGCTCCTGGAAGAACTTCAGGAATATTGCGGGGACCGTGATCTGTTGGTAGGCCGGGAATTGACAAAGATTCATGAAACTTTATTCCGGGGGACGGTGAGTGAAGCCCTGGAGTGGTTTCAGGAACATCCCGTCAGAGGGGAATTTGTGCTGATTGTGGCCCCGCCGGCGAAAAAAACGAAAACCGCGAAAATGAAATCATGA
- the upp gene encoding uracil phosphoribosyltransferase → MSILVVDHPLIKHKLGLLRRVDTSISHFRQLTQEITIMLTYEATRDLILEPRSVMTWKGRADAERISGKKISVVPILRAGLGMLDGVLALIPSARINVVGLYRNEETLYPVEYYKKFNNDIQIRDALIIDPMLATGHSMAKVCEMLTDEGCSNIKALCMVAAPEGAQYMDENFPDVTIYAAALDDHLNEDGYIIPGLGDAGDRIFGTK, encoded by the coding sequence ATGAGTATTCTGGTTGTGGATCATCCGTTGATAAAACACAAGTTGGGACTTTTACGCCGGGTGGATACAAGTATCTCCCATTTCCGGCAACTGACCCAGGAAATTACCATTATGCTCACCTATGAAGCCACTCGGGATCTGATTCTGGAACCCCGGAGTGTTATGACCTGGAAGGGCAGAGCCGATGCCGAACGAATCTCCGGAAAGAAAATTTCAGTGGTTCCCATCCTCAGGGCAGGACTCGGGATGCTGGATGGTGTACTGGCTCTGATTCCTTCGGCCAGGATAAATGTGGTAGGGCTCTATCGCAATGAAGAGACCCTTTATCCGGTGGAATATTACAAAAAATTCAATAATGACATTCAGATTCGCGATGCCCTGATCATCGACCCCATGCTGGCGACAGGACATTCAATGGCCAAGGTATGCGAAATGTTGACGGATGAAGGCTGTTCCAATATCAAAGCCCTGTGTATGGTGGCTGCACCTGAAGGGGCTCAGTACATGGATGAAAATTTTCCCGATGTGACAATCTATGCCGCTGCCCTTGACGACCATCTGAACGAGGATGGTTATATTATCCCCGGCCTGGGTGACGCCGGTGACCGGATCTTTGGAACCAAGTAA
- a CDS encoding aldehyde dehydrogenase family protein: protein MEFLKQLGVKEENFGCSTGQEWLKRTDEGLLDVVSPADGKHIASVYQCSEEDYEKTIEKATEAFKIWRKTPAPRRGEIVRQIGLKLREYKDPLGRLVSYEMGKSLQEGWGEVQEMIDICDFAVGQSRQLYGFTMQSERPNHRMYDQYHPLGIVGIVTAFNFPVAVWAWNAMIAAVCGDVNVWKPSSKVPLTAVAVQNIVAQVLKENDLPEGIFNLVIGRGRTVGERMLNDKRVSLISITGSTAVGRHANEVVSRRFGKIICELGGNNAIIITPDADLKMAIPAIVFGAVGTAGQRCTTTRRLIIHESVFDKVKESLVKAYKSLKIGTPLDTDNHVGPLIDKEAVKMFTDAIEEVKKEGGALVYGGDVLEGPGYESGCYVVPALMEVENSYPIVQEETFAPILYLIKYTGDVQEAIDIHNDVVQGLSSAIFTNNLREAETFLSAWGSDCGIANVNIGTSGAEIGGAFGGEKETGGGRESGSDAWKLYMRRQTNTINYGTELPLAQGIKFEI, encoded by the coding sequence ATGGAATTTTTGAAGCAACTGGGTGTGAAAGAAGAGAATTTCGGCTGTTCGACCGGACAGGAATGGCTGAAAAGAACGGATGAGGGGCTGCTGGATGTCGTATCCCCCGCCGACGGCAAACATATTGCCAGTGTGTATCAGTGTTCGGAAGAGGATTATGAAAAGACTATTGAAAAGGCAACAGAAGCATTTAAAATCTGGCGCAAAACGCCGGCTCCCCGCCGGGGTGAAATTGTCCGCCAGATCGGACTGAAGCTGCGGGAGTACAAAGATCCTCTGGGACGCCTGGTGTCCTACGAAATGGGCAAATCTCTCCAGGAAGGCTGGGGAGAGGTTCAAGAGATGATCGATATCTGCGACTTCGCCGTGGGGCAATCCCGTCAGCTTTATGGATTTACGATGCAGTCTGAGCGGCCCAATCACCGGATGTATGACCAGTACCATCCTTTGGGTATTGTGGGGATTGTGACGGCTTTCAATTTTCCGGTAGCTGTTTGGGCCTGGAATGCCATGATTGCAGCTGTCTGCGGAGATGTGAACGTATGGAAACCATCCTCCAAAGTACCTTTGACCGCCGTAGCTGTGCAGAATATTGTAGCTCAGGTTCTGAAAGAAAACGACCTTCCTGAAGGCATTTTCAATCTGGTGATCGGCAGAGGACGGACTGTAGGTGAACGGATGCTCAATGATAAACGGGTCTCACTTATCTCCATTACCGGTTCCACGGCCGTTGGGCGTCATGCCAATGAGGTGGTTTCCCGCCGTTTTGGTAAAATCATTTGTGAACTGGGTGGCAATAATGCCATCATCATCACGCCTGATGCAGATTTAAAAATGGCGATTCCGGCTATTGTTTTCGGAGCCGTGGGAACAGCCGGACAGCGCTGCACCACAACCCGTCGCCTGATTATCCACGAATCGGTTTTCGATAAAGTGAAAGAATCTCTGGTGAAAGCCTACAAATCCCTGAAAATCGGAACTCCCCTGGATACAGATAACCATGTAGGACCCCTGATTGACAAGGAAGCTGTTAAAATGTTCACCGATGCCATTGAAGAAGTGAAAAAAGAAGGCGGCGCCCTGGTCTATGGTGGTGATGTACTGGAAGGTCCCGGCTATGAATCCGGCTGTTATGTGGTTCCTGCCCTTATGGAGGTGGAAAACTCCTATCCCATTGTCCAGGAAGAGACTTTTGCCCCCATTCTGTACCTCATCAAATATACCGGTGATGTACAGGAAGCCATTGATATTCACAATGATGTGGTACAGGGACTCTCATCCGCCATTTTTACCAACAACCTGCGGGAAGCAGAGACTTTTCTCAGCGCCTGGGGATCGGATTGCGGGATTGCCAATGTGAATATCGGCACCTCCGGGGCGGAAATCGGCGGAGCCTTCGGCGGTGAAAAAGAGACGGGCGGTGGCCGTGAATCCGGTTCCGATGCCTGGAAACTCTATATGCGCCGGCAGACAAATACCATTAACTATGGAACTGAACTCCCACTGGCACAGGGAATCAAATTTGAAATTTAA
- the lat gene encoding L-lysine 6-transaminase encodes MIQAKDVRKVLARHMLADGMEPVIDLEKSRGSWMVDKRNGDCYLDFFSMFASMAVGFNHPKLVAKQEELGKLAIHKPTNSDVYSEEMAEFLEIFSRVGIPEELPHAFFIEGGGLAVENALKTAFDWKVRKNFEKGYKEPKGYQVIHFQQCFHGRTGYTLSLTNTHDPRKTRYFPKFDWPRVLNPKLVFPLNDENLEKVKKAEAESLKQIHQAIDENPDDIAALILEPIQGEGGDNHFRPEFIRELRKICDDHEILLIFDEVQTGVGLTGKFWAYEHYGVIPDIISFGKKSQVCGILAGPRIDEVENNVFAESSRINSTWGGNLVDMVRFGYILKIIEEENLVDNARIQGEFLLVELEKIADDFPGLVSNVRGKGLMCAFDLKDEKARNTFLSELEKEKVLMLGCGEKSVRFRPHLNVNRDEILQGIDKIRLSLKKLV; translated from the coding sequence ATGATTCAGGCAAAAGATGTTCGGAAAGTACTGGCTCGCCACATGTTGGCAGATGGTATGGAACCTGTGATTGATCTGGAAAAATCCAGGGGATCCTGGATGGTGGACAAGCGGAATGGAGACTGTTATCTGGATTTCTTTTCCATGTTTGCATCCATGGCTGTGGGCTTCAATCATCCCAAACTTGTGGCAAAGCAGGAAGAGCTGGGCAAACTGGCAATTCACAAACCAACGAATTCTGATGTCTATTCAGAAGAGATGGCGGAATTTCTGGAAATTTTCAGCCGGGTTGGAATTCCCGAAGAACTCCCGCATGCCTTTTTTATTGAAGGGGGCGGACTGGCAGTGGAAAATGCCCTGAAAACCGCTTTCGACTGGAAGGTCCGGAAGAATTTTGAAAAAGGATACAAGGAGCCCAAAGGGTACCAGGTGATCCATTTTCAGCAGTGTTTTCACGGCCGGACCGGATATACCCTGTCTTTGACCAATACTCACGATCCCCGGAAAACCCGGTATTTTCCCAAATTCGACTGGCCCCGGGTATTGAATCCCAAACTGGTGTTCCCCCTGAATGATGAAAACCTGGAAAAGGTGAAAAAAGCGGAAGCCGAATCCTTAAAACAGATTCATCAGGCCATCGATGAAAATCCCGACGATATTGCCGCATTGATTCTGGAACCCATTCAGGGTGAAGGCGGCGATAATCACTTCCGGCCGGAATTTATCCGTGAACTCCGCAAAATCTGTGACGATCATGAAATTCTCCTGATTTTTGATGAAGTCCAGACAGGTGTGGGACTCACGGGGAAGTTCTGGGCTTATGAGCATTACGGGGTAATACCGGATATCATCAGCTTCGGAAAGAAAAGTCAGGTATGCGGTATCCTGGCCGGTCCACGGATCGATGAGGTGGAGAATAATGTCTTTGCCGAATCCAGCCGGATTAATTCCACCTGGGGTGGTAATTTGGTGGATATGGTTCGCTTCGGATATATCCTCAAAATCATCGAAGAGGAAAACCTTGTGGATAATGCCCGGATTCAGGGTGAATTCCTGCTGGTTGAATTGGAAAAGATTGCGGATGATTTTCCGGGACTTGTATCCAATGTCCGGGGAAAAGGACTCATGTGTGCCTTCGACCTGAAAGATGAGAAAGCACGGAATACTTTTCTGAGTGAACTGGAAAAGGAGAAGGTCCTCATGCTGGGATGCGGTGAAAAATCGGTCCGCTTCCGTCCCCACCTGAATGTAAACCGGGATGAAATTCTCCAGGGTATTGACAAAATCAGGCTTTCCTTGAAAAAACTCGTTTGA